The genomic region CAAATCCTTTGTCGTCAATGATCTGATATTCAGGTCCGGAATGGTAGGTTCGTTCGTAGTTCGGCGACTCGATGATTTTGTACAGGACACCGCTGTTGCTCTTGGGCGGAATTTTGAAGTCGAATTCCAGCTCAAAATTTTCGTAATCCTTGTCCGTCACCAGATCGCCGCCGGAGCCGTCGGAGGTCAGGGTGCCGTCTTCAATCATCCAGCCGATCACTTTGTCTTTCTGGTAGCTGTGCCAGCCCGAAATCGCTTTGCCGTCGAAGAGGCTTACCCACTTGCCGGGCTTTTTACCCGGACCGGTAAAGGCAAACGTGACGGCTAAAAGAAGGGAAAAGGTCAATTTTCTCATATTGCGCAACGGTTTAGATCTGCCGCTAAGC from Tellurirhabdus rosea harbors:
- a CDS encoding 3-keto-disaccharide hydrolase, which encodes MRKLTFSLLLAVTFAFTGPGKKPGKWVSLFDGKAISGWHSYQKDKVIGWMIEDGTLTSDGSGGDLVTDKDYENFELEFDFKIPPKSNSGVLYKIIESPNYERTYHSGPEYQIIDDKGFEWRDASGKLMKLNNNQLSGANYDMHDPLDMNASKAPGEWNRGRIVVNNNHVEHYLNGIKVVEYHYGSDDWKARVAKSKFASLAYATPHARGKIALQSHNPKEKVWYRNIRLREL